From Palaemon carinicauda isolate YSFRI2023 unplaced genomic scaffold, ASM3689809v2 scaffold1286, whole genome shotgun sequence, one genomic window encodes:
- the LOC137635465 gene encoding piggyBac transposable element-derived protein 2-like, translating to MSSGKKSLTVNEILAELEKEDIAADVFIEPADDGLTDEDSADEDQGGLIDNLSGKQLDAAGEAALPNGVRLGNLGEDLENYDDSSYCFKTPKWTRKATFSSPKPIFPEANYSQYRNLSPCELFELFFDEEVFRLIIEQSALYARYKGEISFSTNEKELKVFLGILLLSGIVPVPSRRLYWKNSPVTRNEAVYSAMRRNRFDKIMQFIHLADNTNLDDSDKYAKLRPLIRLLST from the exons atgagttcaggcaaaaa gtctctgactgtcaatgaaatactagcagagttagagaaagaagatattgctgcagatgtttttattgagcctgctgatgatggtctgactgacgaagattctgctgatgaagatcaaggtggtctaattgataatctctctggtaaacaattagatgctgcaggtgaagcagctcttccaaatggagttcggcttggaaatttaggagaggacttggagaactatgatgactctagttattgcttcaaaactccaaagtggactagaaaggcaacattttcttcaccaaaaccaatttttcctgaggcgaattacagtcaataccggaacttatcaccatgtgaattattcgaattgttttttgatgaggaagttttcagattgataatagaacagtcagctctttatgctcgttacaagggagaaatttccttctcaacaaatgaaaaagaactaaAGGTTTTCCTTGGCATATTACTTTTATCTGGCATTGTTCCAGTTCCATCACGGAGACTTTACTGGAAGAATTCTCCAGTGACTAGAAATGAGGCAGTGTATTCGGCAATGAGAAGGAATagatttgataaaataatgcagttcatacatttagcagataatactaatcttgatgattcagataaatatgctaaactccgtcccctgataaggctactttccacttga